CCCTGTCGTTTTGGTTCAAGAGCATTTGGGGGGACACTCCTGGCTAAGTGGTTCTTTCTGACATTTTCGAGAGGAAGCAAAAGCTATCAGCACGGTGAGTGTGTCAGCAGGGGAGAGAGGTCAGGGTCAGTCTTCGTCAGATCCCAATCCCTGTGGTCATTATTCTCAGGAACTCACAACAGATCCACCCTCACCCAACAAACAGGTCCTCTGAATCTTGCTCTCCTGTATCTTGGTCACCTCAGATGTTACaaatgacatttaatttttttcctggctAACCTCTCTGGGAAAATTGGTTTTGCATACATACAGTGTCAGGATAGCACTGACGGGTTTGAAtcgaattttctttttttagttgagCCTAAATTatgttgagaatttaaaaaaaatttaatatcttctatttttaatgttttttaaaaaatttatttatttattatttatttttggctgtgatgggtcttcgttgctgtgcgcgggcttttctctagttgcggcgagcgggggctactcttccttgaggtgcgcaggcttctcgatgaggtggcttctcttgctgtggagcacaggctctaggcgtgcaggcttcagtagttgtgactcgcgggctctagagcgcaggctcagtagttacggcacacgggcttagtttctctgcggcatgtgggatcttcccggaccagggctcaaacccatgtcccctgcattggcaggcggattcttagccaccatgccaccagggaagccctaataccttctatttttaatttttcttttgttttttatgttagAGGGATGGAGGATGGAAATAAAGACAGGGAAAAAATGGCCCAGACATTCCGATGTTCATACAGACATCATCTGTTGGGGACACAGACAAATCATCGCAGAAGGGGCAGATTTCTAAAATGAGCTGAGAATATGGGAGGAAGAGAGCCTGTGACCAAGACGTCAAGGCCCTGGCCTGCAAAAATGTCAGGGCCCACTTGCCCGGTATTCACACGCAGTCCGAAACGATCCGCGGGGCAGAGTTCCCTCACGGTAGGACCCACCACCCAGTGAGGAAAGGAACAGctgcctggggcagggcaggccaATGTGGGCGCAGGGATGGTGTGCTCAGAGCTGTTGGCTCCCCCTGGAACCCCGAACCAGATAAATGTGGGAGGGGGTGAGCTGTACCAGGATACCTGGGTCACACATGTTCTCAGCTGTGAAAGCTCTCAGCTCCCGGGGTGCCTGGGGCTCCGTGGGGCTGGGAAGTTCAGGACCTGGGTTTAAGTTTCCCAGAGAAAGCAGGACAAACATGGGAGGGGACAGAAAAATAGGCTTCACACAGTATGGCATGATTGCTTTGAGGCTAAACTTTCCAGAGAGAAGGAACTGAGTTTTTGTTGTGATTTAGACATTCTGATGGCTCGCAATGGGCTCCCCTGGAGAAAGAAACTTACTGCTCCAAGTTCTCCTTTCTATTCCCCGTGTGACTGCCACCAGGGGTCTACAGGGATCCATCTCCAGCGCCCCCCACTCCCCCTCACTAGTGCAACAGCAGCCCTCCCTCAGCAAACATTCACTTCAGCAAACATTCACTGCAGCAAACGCACTGACACACTCACAGCTTCAAAAAGCCCAAGTTcatgtcctcttcctcctcattgtGGGTGGACAGGTTTTTCCTCTTCACCTGTTGCTGGGGAGCACAGCTCTCCGGGGGGCTTGGGGGACGACACTGTACACACGACTTCCTCGCGTGATGATGGCAAGGCTGTGTGTTCAAGTCACTGCCCGGGGACAGTACTGAGGTAGATCGGGGAAGGCCCCCCAAGCCGTCTGCAGAGTTTGTGGGACTCGTGCTGCTGACAGAGGAGTACCCTGAGGTCGTTATGTCCTTGCCTGGACCCCTCCTGCTGCACAGAGGGCGCTCGAGCCCTGGGGTCCAAGGCGTCTGGCTGCCTGGTGCTGACGCCTGTGTGTCCTGACGCCCCTCCTCCTCCGGGCAGGCCTCTTCATCGCTTGATTCCTGGCAGCAGTGCTGTTCCGGGTTCAGGTAGACCACAGTGACATCGAGGACACCGCTGGGAGCAGTCACTATGGGAGATGGGGGAGAGGTCAGGCCATAGCCTGAGCATCGGGGTGACCCCGTGCCCAGTCAGGACCCAGGGGAGCCCAGGGTCCAGCTCTCGGCCGCACATCCTGAACCTCGCTGGACAGTCCCCTTTCCTTTACATAAGAAATTGGGGGTGAAGTGTCTCCTTTCAAACTTGGGGTAATACCCAATGTGACTTAGGGGACAGTAGGAAGTGACAACAAACTGGCCATCTAATAATTTAGTTAATCCCCTGAGTGGACACAAAAATAGCAGTTGGAAAATCAACAGAAGCTGTCGAACTGGGCTTCCTATGCAGATGGCTGACGAGACATGGGGACAGAGCCTCCTGCAGCCTAACCTGCTGGACAGGACAGGTGCCTGAGGGACAGAGCCCAGCAGGGGGCACATCTCACACAACCTTCTAGAAAGGTCTATCCCTCTGTCCCTGACCTGGTGATGTCCTTCCACCAGCACAGGTCCAGATGGAGCTGGGCATGGGTTGGGCCCACATCCTATCCTCCCTGTGGGCTGGCATTCCAGGGGCTTTGCTCTCTCATGTCTACCTTTGTCCGGACGCGCTCTCCTGCAGCTCAGGCTGGGGGCCCTCCTGCCCGCTGTCCCCTCTGGGGCAGCACCGGGTGGTCTCCGGCCCTGGCACTCACCATCGCCCTCCTTCTCGCCCTCGCTCTCTTGGTCGCCCTCATAGCCGGAGCAGTAGTCCAGGCTCCAGTCCAGGAAGCTGCCCAGCAGTGTCTCCTCCTGGCTGGACAGCTCTGCGGTCGGCGTGGTGACGAAGCTGCCCCTGTCCTCCTGGAGGCTGTTCTCCCGTTTCCTGTGCGGTGGGAGAGCCAGGAGCTGGGTCATAGGCAGCAGTGTTGGGAGGCCCAGTCTGGTTCTTGGCACCTGCCTGACCCTGCCCCCATGTGCTGTGAGCAGGGACAACACAGCCACCCAGGAACTACCCTCAGAAGCTCAGGGCAGAttcgcagaggcagggccagcagCACGGCGAGGTTCCTGCTCATCAGGACTTTGTAAGATGGATAGGAGTTCTTTAGGTGGGTGAGGTGGAGGGAGGTTATTCCAGGCAGTACAGCTGGGACATTGAGATGGAAGAGACGGGGGTAAAAGGGATGCACACAATGAGGGCACAGCTGGAGCGCTGGGAGTGACACAATGTGGTGGAGCAGAGCAGTCCCGTATGGCTCACACCGGGCATGGGGCAGGGCCAGAGCCTGAGCGGGCTCAACCTGTGCTCAAGACCACCATCCCTCACAGGGAGCCAGGCTGGAGCCAGAGAGCCACACTGGGGAAAGGAGACGGTACTGTAGGCAGTGGAGACTACGAACCACAGCTTCAGTGTTCTGGGGATCTGCTGTCTCCCTGCTGCTCCTCAGGAGCCCTGATGGCTGCACAGGTCACGAGGGAACCCAGGCCTGGCCCGCAGGGCTCACTCACCGCTTGGTTCTCCTTCCAGAGGGAGAGCTGAGGAAGGTGTGAATGTCCCCTGTGCTGAGAAAAGACGCAGGTTCTGGGCTCTCTTGTTTCACCCCTAGAGTTGCACACAACTGGCCGTAGCTCAGCACCTGAAGGGAAGCCGGGGTCAGAGGGAGGGCTGAGGCCCCGAGGGGCAGGCGGGGACCCCCGCTCCCTAGCACCCACCAGCACCTCTTCCTGGCTGATCTCTTCGTATTGCTTGTCCTCGAATCGCTGCTTCACGGCGGTGAGAGAGACCTGCCTGTAGTCCTTGGGGGCATCGTCATGGAAGCTGCAGCCAGAGGGACACGTGAGGGGTAGCGGGGGGCAGACGGTGCTGGCACCTCCACCCCAAAGGCTCCCATCTTTAGCCTCCACTCACTGAAGTGAGAGAAGGACTAGACATTTTCAAAACCAGCCCAGCAATGGGAGTGAAGCCCAGCACTGCTGTgcacagtctggaggttccttgaGTCACCTATGACCCCCAGGTGCATCCCCAGGAGAAAGGGGAACAGAGATCCACACAGAAACCTGGACACATATGTTCACAGCGGCACTATTCGCAACAGCTGGAAGGTAGAAAAACCCCAGATGTCCATCAGTGCACGACtgaataaacaagatgtggtccCTCCATCCAGTGGGCTATTTGTACAGTGCAAACATTATATAGGTGAGAGGCTGGTCACAAAAGGCCCCATGTTGTACGATTCCATGTTGGTGAAACATCCAGAACAGAAAGAGCCAGGAAATAGATGAGTGTTTgctgggggctggtggggaggggaaacaTGAAGGTAATAGGTAGTGAGGGCGGGGTTTCTTTCGAGGGTGGGGAAGATGTTCTCGAATTGATTGTGgtttgtggtgatggctgcacaattcTGAATATACCAAGAGCctgttgaattgtacactttaaaaaaagtttcgtTGGTAAATAAATATGTTTCCAGTTTATCtggattgggaaaaaaaaaaaactcggtggggggtgggggatgggtgtAGGAAGGCAGCCAAGCAGCAGCTTTTGGCAGCCTGGTCAGGCAACGACTCTCTGCACTGGTCTGAGCAACCTCGGGGTCAGACACGTGTTGACCTGCCACCGTCACCCATGCTCCTGTCCACCAGTGACGAGGTCTGGGCCCTGCAGGAGAAACGGGGTGCACACACTACCCCAGGAAATGCTGACAGGCTCCCCGTGTTagcggggagggggagaagcGGTAGATGGGCCAGAGGGGCTGGTCGAAGGAATCTCTAGACTCGTGCCCAAGTTCTGATCTCACCCCAAGGTGTAAGCAGAAGTGCCGTGCTCAGAGGCTACCCTGTGGAAATCCAGGAGGCAGCTAGGGCAATGACCGTGGGCAGGTGAAGAAAGTGCATTGGCCCCGAGAGCCGCTGGGATGCAGGGACAGAGAAGCAGAAATGGGCTGGCCTGAGGGCTCTGATAGGATGACCAGGGCCTTGTCCACCAAGCACCAAATGAAATCTATGAGGAGGAATGGCCTGGTGTGGGCAAGCTGGCAGGGGGGTCTGTGGCTCGGGTCAGAGGTTGGCTTTTAGATGTGTTCTGAATCCTGGAAGTGGTTATGTCTCCCAGGGAGCGTCTGGGGACAGGCAGAAAGGCAGAATTACCCGGACCCTCGTGTCGGGGAAGGGGACACTGAGGCAGCGTGGCCTGGCGGAGAAAGGAGGAGGTCCCTGGGGGCTTTAGCAGATATGCATGCGGTGGGAAGTGCAGGTGGGACTGAGGAGTGGGAGGAGCGAGTCTGCCAGCCAAGCTGAGACAGGAGGCGAGGGAAAGGGCCAGGGTGTGTGCCCGGGGCTGCGGTCTGCCAACTCCAGAGCTGGAGGCCAACCTGTCCTAGACTGAAATTACCGCTGGTCAGGGAGACAGtctcattttttcttatgttcCACTGCCCATGGAATTAGGTTTGGGTTGGGGGGAGCTGCTGCTCACACATCAAATgttaaaaacagatgaaataagCAACATGGCCCTGGAATTTCTAAACGTCAATCCTGAGACACGCAGCTCACGTGGGGAAGGTCTGAGTGTCTTGACAGCCCTCACATGAGAGTAAATTCCCCCTGGACTTGCGGTATTGAGGACACACCCTCTGTGTAGGGGGATGGTTGGGGGGTTGTGGGGGGAATTGCTTCCTTACACgcttaccactttttttttttttgtgatacgtgagcctctcactgttgtggcctctcctgttgcggagaggctctggatgcacaggctcagcggccatggctcatgggcccagcccctccgcggcatgtgggaccttcccggactggggcacgaacccgtgtcccctgcatctgcaggcgtattctcaaccactgcgccaccagggaagccccacgctTACCACTTTTGATGAAGGCTTAAGACACAGGGGATGAGGTCTTCACAGGAGAACCCAGTGAGGTCCCATAACCGAGTGGTCCAGGGCTGTGCTGGGGAGGAAAGCAGGAATAGTGGGGCTGTTCTGATGCCCACTCATGCCCCACAGCCCTGATGGTTCTGGGATGGAGTTTTCTAGGGCTCAGGGTTGAAAAGGCCTCAGGTACAGAGCATGCGTGCTCATTGTCGACAGCGTGGGAAATATTAAGCTAGAACTGTCTCTAACCTCACCCCCAGACAATGGCTTTTAGTCCATTCTGGTGTTTCCTTCTCCAGGAGATGAACacacttctttttctccctccaacCCCCTTGAATTTGAGCACTGGCTCCTGACTCCAGGAATCCCCCGGACCACTGGCTCAGCCCATGTTCTGAGTGGTTGGTGGGGAGGACCAGCTCCTTACTCTGCCTGTGTGTCAGCCTCGCCAGGAGCAGGGCGGCTGCAGCCAGGTGGGCCGGGGCATAGGCAGCCAGGCTGGTGTGCAGCAGGGAGAGCTCACAGAGGAAGCTGCACAGGTGCTGGGTTCTTGGCGCCATGGGGACCAGCGTCAGCAGGACGTCCTTGTAATCGACCACAGTGGGGACCTAGAGGGAATGGGGAGGCGGACGTGGGGTCTCAGCACACAGAGGGCCCCTCCACCCACTCGGTGGGGAGGCTGGACCTTAGAAACACCACCCTCAGCGTGGTCAGCCCAGCATCTGTCCCGACCGCTGTGCACGCCAAACAGCTGTGGCCTCGCGCCCTCTGGGtccaggagggcttcccagagcagggaagcTCAAAGCCATGCAGATACCCTCTGCCCCTCCCATGCCCTCACGTGACCTCAACTTTgattcaaaaggaaaaagcaagtgGCCACTTACTCGAATCTTCCCTTCCAAGGCAGAGATGATCTCTCCCATCATCCTCACCAGGTCCTCGTATTTGTACGTGTTGTCTGTGAGCCACACAGCCTCCCGGATCGTCAGGATCTCTTTGCTGATGAACCTGGAGTGTTAAGAAGGGGTCTGAGCACTGAGCCCACTCCCCTTAGTGGGGTGATCACTTTAGGCTTCAGTGATGGGGTTGGGGGGTCCAAAGAGTGGACCCGTCTGCCCCTAGCCACTGAGGGGAACTGTAAAGGTCAGATGAGCCTATCCTGGGGGCTGGAAGGGAAGGGGGATTAGTGTCACAGATCAGTGGCAGTGAGAGCTGCTGGACTGCTAGGCATGCAGGTGTTTCTGAAAAATGCACCCACGAATGACATGA
This window of the Physeter macrocephalus isolate SW-GA unplaced genomic scaffold, ASM283717v5 random_822, whole genome shotgun sequence genome carries:
- the CCNF gene encoding cyclin-F — encoded protein: MVICTRFISKEILTIREAVWLTDNTYKYEDLVRMMGEIISALEGKIRVPTVVDYKDVLLTLVPMAPRTQHLCSFLCELSLLHTSLAAYAPAHLAAAALLLARLTHRQTQPWTTRLWDLTGFSCEDLIPCVLSLHQKCFHDDAPKDYRQVSLTAVKQRFEDKQYEEISQEEVLVLSYGQLCATLGVKQESPEPASFLSTGDIHTFLSSPSGRRTKRKRENSLQEDRGSFVTTPTAELSSQEETLLGSFLDWSLDYCSGYEGDQESEGEKEGDVTAPSGVLDVTVVYLNPEQHCCQESSDEEACPEEEGRQDTQASAPGSQTPWTPGLERPLCSRRGPGKDITTSGYSSVSSTSPTNSADGLGGLPRSTSVLSPGSDLNTQPCHHHARKSCVQCRPPSPPESCAPQQQVKRKNLSTHNEEEEDMNLGFLKLESHFSQNAVSLPALAPSYQQL